A region from the Capra hircus breed San Clemente chromosome 9, ASM170441v1, whole genome shotgun sequence genome encodes:
- the PRR18 gene encoding proline-rich protein 18 has product MPFPPAPPPPPTPAPGVPAARPPPRKPGAPRKAAAPACAPPGPSPPAAAAEKKRRPPERPPGPLSSSWPSATLKRPPARRAPGPASPRAPAPCASRPAGSGDSPAGTAAAGARTAASGAGPDAALRFSLSLTPEAVLVVQRRHLERQLLARPRRAPPADAGRPPAACPRAAGLGRLAPPPPPAPGPRPADLRSLLKVSLLNERHKYDDVEYEEEAATADEGLVRKCTQWLRGVEAAAAARDRAGPLDALPHLSSL; this is encoded by the coding sequence ATGCCGTTcccgcccgcgccgccgccgccgcccaccCCGGCCCCGGGGGTCCCCGCCGCGCGCCCGCCGCCCCGGAAGCCCGGCGCCCCGCGCAAGGCGGCGGCGCCCGCCTGCGCCCCGCCCGGACCCTCGCCGCCCGCCGCGGCCGCCGAGAAGAAGAGGCGGCCTCCCGAGCGGCCCCCGGGGCCGCTGTCCAGCTCCTGGCCCTCCGCCACCCTGAAGCGGCCGCCGGCCCGCCGCGCCCCCGGCCCGGCATCCCCGCGCGCCCCGGCCCCGTGCGCGTCCCGGCCGGCCGGTTCCGGCGACAGCCCCGCGGGGACCGCGGCCGCGGGGGCGCGGACGGCCGCCTCGGGCGCCGGGCCCGACGCCGCCCTGCGCTTCTCGCTGAGCCTCACGCCCGAGGCCGTGCTGGTCGTCCAGCGGCGCCACCTGGAGAGGCAGCTGCTGGCTCGGCCCCGGCGGGCGCCCCCAGCCGACGCCGGGCGCCCGCCCGCCGCCTGCCCCCGGGCCGCGGGCCTCGGCCGCctggccccgccgccgccgcccgcccccggcccgcggCCCGCCGACCTGCGCTCGCTGCTCAAGGTGTCGCTGCTCAACGAGCGGCACAAATACGACGACGTGGAGTACGAGGAGGAGGCCGCGACCGCCGACGAGGGCCTGGTGCGCAAGTGCACCCAGTGGCTGCGCGGCGTCGAGGCGGCGGCCGCCGCGCGCGACCGGGCGGGGCCCCTGGACGCGCTGCCGCACCTGAGCTCGCTGTGA